The nucleotide sequence TATACGAAAGTATAAAAAAGTAGTTTACATATTCTTTTTTAATGTTACGTATGAAGTAGGCGTTTCATATACTTTTATTTCATACAAGAAATATCTTTCACTGTGTAATTCGGTCTCCAATTGTTTCCAAATCCACTCAGCAATATTTTCCGCACTCGGTTGTGGAATTATTTCGTTTATATATGAATGATCTAATCTATTTAAAACTTTTTCTTTAATAATACGCTTTAGTTCTAAAAAATCTATAACCATACCTTCCTCATCTTTCTCACCAGCAACGGTAACTACTAGTTTATATGTGTGTCCATGCAACTTTTCACATTTTCCATGATACTTTACAAGGTTATGTGCTGCGTCAAACGTAAACTCTTTTGAAACTAGTAGCATCTT is from Thermosipho africanus Ob7 and encodes:
- the queD gene encoding 6-carboxytetrahydropterin synthase QueD, producing MLLVSKEFTFDAAHNLVKYHGKCEKLHGHTYKLVVTVAGEKDEEGMVIDFLELKRIIKEKVLNRLDHSYINEIIPQPSAENIAEWIWKQLETELHSERYFLYEIKVYETPTSYVTLKKNM